One genomic region from Nostoc sphaeroides encodes:
- a CDS encoding DUF4126 domain-containing protein, which translates to MIEILATLSASAAAGMRIATPLLLIGLLQGSSLWSQVPILSHISPPILLACLSCWSLVELLASKKLWGQRLLQLVQLFMSPVVGAIMGLAVANATATPSWMIGCIGGSLALVLQLVQVGWFYRLRGLPLWAVFLQDTLCVALVLFAFDAPWQGGLIALILLWFAVRSAKQWYDWYRQKS; encoded by the coding sequence ATGATTGAAATCCTAGCCACACTTTCAGCCTCGGCGGCAGCAGGAATGAGAATAGCTACACCTCTGCTGCTTATTGGATTGTTGCAGGGTAGTAGCTTGTGGTCGCAAGTTCCAATTTTATCTCACATTTCTCCACCAATCTTGTTAGCCTGCCTCAGCTGTTGGTCTTTAGTTGAATTATTAGCCTCAAAAAAGCTATGGGGGCAAAGATTGCTACAACTAGTTCAATTATTCATGTCTCCCGTCGTGGGGGCAATTATGGGGTTAGCAGTAGCTAATGCAACAGCAACGCCAAGCTGGATGATTGGGTGTATTGGGGGTTCCTTAGCTTTAGTACTCCAGCTAGTTCAAGTTGGTTGGTTCTATCGGTTACGCGGCTTACCATTGTGGGCAGTCTTTCTTCAAGATACCTTGTGTGTTGCTCTAGTACTTTTTGCCTTTGATGCTCCCTGGCAAGGAGGATTAATTGCTTTAATACTGCTGTGGTTTGCAGTTCGTAGTGCTAAACAATGGTATGACTGGTATCGGCAGAAAAGTTAG
- the purB gene encoding adenylosuccinate lyase encodes MIERYTLPEMANLWSEAYKLKTWLQVEIAVCEAQAELGYIPSEAVEEIKAKADFDPDRVLEIEAVVRHDVIAFLTNVNEYVGDAGRYIHLGLTSSDVLDTALALQLVASLDILLQRLEDLIQVIREKAREHRHTVMAGRSHGIHAEPITFGFKLAGWLAEVLRHQERLKILHETIAVGKISGAVGTYANVEPRVEAIACQKLGLKPDTASTQVISRDRHADYVQQLALVAASIERFAVEIRNLQKTDVLEVEEFFSKGQKGSSAMPHKRNPIRSERLTGMARLVRSHAGAALENVALWHERDISHSSVERVILPDACTLTHFMLIEITDLVKNLLVYPENMERNLNCYGGVVFSQKVLLALIDKGSQREEAYAIVQESAHAAWNKPEGNFQDLISKDPRVTEKLSPAELEVCFDPQQHLSHLEEVYQRLGI; translated from the coding sequence GTGATTGAGCGTTATACTTTGCCCGAAATGGCTAATCTGTGGAGTGAAGCCTATAAGCTAAAAACTTGGCTGCAAGTCGAAATTGCTGTTTGCGAGGCTCAAGCTGAACTTGGTTACATCCCATCTGAGGCGGTTGAGGAAATTAAGGCCAAGGCAGATTTTGACCCCGATAGGGTGCTGGAAATTGAGGCTGTAGTGCGCCACGATGTCATCGCTTTCTTGACAAATGTCAACGAATATGTAGGTGATGCAGGACGTTACATTCACCTGGGTTTAACTAGTTCGGATGTTTTGGATACAGCTTTAGCACTGCAATTGGTTGCCAGTCTAGATATATTATTGCAACGTTTGGAAGATTTGATTCAGGTAATTCGTGAAAAAGCACGGGAACATCGTCATACAGTGATGGCTGGCCGATCGCATGGTATTCATGCTGAACCGATTACTTTTGGTTTCAAGTTAGCTGGCTGGTTAGCAGAAGTGTTGCGACACCAAGAACGCCTGAAAATTCTCCACGAAACGATCGCTGTGGGTAAGATTTCTGGTGCGGTGGGAACTTATGCCAATGTGGAACCGCGTGTAGAAGCGATCGCTTGCCAAAAACTCGGACTCAAACCCGATACGGCCTCAACGCAAGTTATTTCGCGCGATCGCCATGCCGACTATGTGCAACAATTAGCTTTGGTAGCAGCATCCATCGAACGTTTTGCTGTAGAAATTCGCAATCTCCAAAAAACAGACGTTCTGGAAGTTGAAGAATTTTTCTCCAAAGGTCAAAAAGGTTCTTCGGCAATGCCACACAAACGCAACCCCATCCGTTCGGAACGGCTGACGGGAATGGCGCGACTCGTCAGAAGCCATGCCGGTGCAGCTTTGGAAAACGTTGCTCTCTGGCATGAAAGGGATATTTCCCATAGTTCTGTAGAACGGGTAATTTTGCCAGATGCTTGCACTTTGACGCATTTTATGTTAATAGAAATAACCGACTTGGTAAAAAACCTGTTGGTTTATCCTGAGAACATGGAACGAAATCTCAACTGCTACGGCGGCGTTGTGTTCAGCCAAAAAGTCCTGCTTGCCTTGATAGACAAGGGAAGCCAGCGAGAAGAAGCTTATGCGATCGTTCAAGAAAGCGCTCACGCCGCTTGGAACAAGCCAGAAGGTAATTTCCAGGACTTGATTAGCAAAGATCCTCGCGTTACCGAAAAGTTGTCCCCAGCAGAACTAGAAGTATGTTTTGACCCCCAGCAGCATCTAAGCCATTTAGAAGAGGTTTATCAACGGTTGGGAATTTAG
- a CDS encoding MFS transporter, with protein sequence MFQSTEIMLGYKPLWWLAQVPVESSNVTPAQASALISGPHFFVALISGVILAFAFQLVLTNLSLAAGISYLGHSSDSDSDSGEAESLGGNIRKIGTAVGLWTLVTVTVALFIACFLAVKLSQEIFSPGLGAILGLVIWGAYFLLLVWVSSTTVGSLIGSVVNTATSGFQAIMGTATAALGAKAINNQVVATAEAAAAAVRRELGSAIDPGSIRENIEDYLDKLRPPELDLSKIRSDFENLLNDPQLKAIAGTPDIRNIDRQKFIELVSSRTDLSKKDVTRIADTLYKVWQQVVGQQSPTEDRLGELMDYLKSLPAGQNKTDELNAKLDRLLAEQGGSKEADQNQKAAPSATQSTIQQALSALTATVLGRADLPDLDVEKILRSLTTAKEKVTQQADKLGLPTPSQPYSPIRADVENYLHNTYAWQLSQEKIAQEFRDVLYDPAADPGIVRRELERLSRNDFVNILQQRGLLTQAQIQRIADQLETVRKDVLVIVTGIEEREIVQDLQRAVESYLLVTPKADLTSEGIEQNFKPLVQDPDADYETLTLRLAHLDRQEMRAILLQRNDVQLYEVDSILDELEKQRDRILVESKGLAEQAQYQAETLWLNVESYLRNTGKSELNPDAIRAEFKKLLEDPQAGISSIRARLSRFDRDTLVQLLSQREDLSEDQVNQIINAAEESWHNIRHTPQAVVDKAKEQYDSVTTTIADYLRNTGKQELNPEGIGRDLTRLFENPKEGAVALRHRLSQVDRDTLVKLLSQRKDLSEEQVNEIIDSTQTSIRNFVRAPRRLATRTQQRAATFKAYLEEYLRQTGKEELNPEGIKRDLQLLLHDPRVGVETFSDRLSHFDRSTIIALLKIREDISDEEAARIADNIVSVRDQFVEQVRNIQRGIQDAIDGVFARIRNYLNSLDRPELNYDSIKGDVRTFFDDPQAGFDALRDRLSSFDRDTLVAIMSSREDISEEDANRIIDQIERARNTVLQRAERIQHEAQRRLEQVKNQAQRQAQETRKAAASAAWWLFATASVSAVFSALGGVIAVVTQ encoded by the coding sequence ATGTTCCAAAGTACGGAAATCATGCTGGGATACAAACCACTATGGTGGTTGGCACAGGTTCCAGTAGAATCTTCAAACGTTACGCCAGCACAGGCATCGGCTCTCATTTCCGGGCCGCACTTTTTTGTGGCTTTAATCTCCGGCGTGATTTTAGCCTTTGCTTTCCAATTAGTTCTAACTAATCTCTCCCTTGCAGCCGGTATTTCCTACCTGGGGCACTCATCTGACTCGGATTCAGATAGTGGGGAAGCGGAAAGTTTGGGCGGTAACATTCGCAAAATTGGCACCGCAGTAGGACTTTGGACATTAGTCACTGTGACGGTCGCCTTATTTATCGCTTGTTTTCTGGCAGTGAAATTGAGCCAGGAAATCTTTAGCCCAGGATTGGGAGCGATTCTCGGTTTGGTGATTTGGGGTGCTTACTTTTTACTCCTCGTCTGGGTAAGTTCCACTACCGTAGGTTCCTTAATTGGTTCAGTCGTCAATACGGCAACTTCCGGTTTTCAGGCGATTATGGGCACAGCTACCGCCGCACTGGGTGCTAAAGCTATCAATAACCAAGTTGTAGCAACAGCTGAAGCCGCCGCCGCCGCCGTCCGCCGGGAACTAGGAAGCGCCATCGACCCTGGAAGTATCCGGGAGAATATAGAAGATTACTTAGACAAGCTGCGTCCTCCAGAGCTAGATTTGTCAAAGATTCGCAGTGACTTTGAAAATTTACTCAACGATCCGCAACTAAAAGCGATCGCAGGGACTCCAGATATTCGCAACATCGACCGCCAGAAGTTTATCGAGTTAGTCAGCAGTCGCACTGACCTTTCCAAAAAAGATGTTACTCGCATTGCTGATACCTTGTATAAAGTTTGGCAGCAAGTCGTGGGTCAGCAATCACCCACCGAAGACCGCCTGGGTGAGTTAATGGATTATCTGAAATCACTTCCAGCAGGACAAAACAAAACCGATGAACTCAACGCCAAGCTGGATCGGTTATTAGCCGAACAGGGTGGTTCCAAAGAAGCTGACCAAAACCAAAAGGCAGCCCCTAGCGCAACGCAAAGTACAATCCAGCAAGCACTATCCGCCTTAACCGCCACTGTGCTGGGACGGGCAGATTTGCCTGATTTGGATGTGGAAAAAATCTTGCGTAGTCTCACCACGGCCAAAGAGAAAGTAACTCAACAAGCAGATAAGCTAGGTTTGCCAACACCATCACAACCCTATAGCCCAATTCGGGCTGATGTCGAAAACTACCTGCACAATACTTATGCTTGGCAACTGAGTCAGGAAAAAATCGCCCAGGAATTTCGTGATGTCCTCTACGACCCAGCTGCTGATCCTGGAATAGTCCGTAGGGAACTAGAACGACTATCGCGTAACGATTTCGTCAATATCTTGCAACAACGCGGACTCCTTACCCAAGCCCAAATCCAGCGCATTGCAGATCAGTTAGAAACTGTCCGCAAAGATGTGCTAGTGATAGTCACAGGTATTGAAGAAAGAGAGATAGTCCAAGACTTGCAACGGGCAGTGGAAAGTTATCTGCTGGTTACTCCGAAAGCAGATTTGACTTCCGAAGGCATTGAGCAGAATTTCAAACCACTGGTGCAAGACCCAGATGCAGATTATGAAACTCTGACATTGCGACTAGCCCACCTAGATCGTCAGGAAATGCGGGCGATATTGCTGCAACGGAATGATGTCCAGCTATATGAAGTAGATAGCATTCTCGATGAGTTGGAAAAACAACGCGATCGCATCTTGGTAGAATCCAAAGGGCTAGCAGAACAGGCGCAATATCAAGCAGAAACCCTGTGGCTGAATGTAGAATCATATCTGCGTAATACTGGGAAATCAGAACTGAATCCTGATGCTATCCGCGCGGAGTTCAAAAAGTTACTGGAAGATCCCCAAGCTGGAATTAGCTCAATTCGGGCGCGGTTGTCTCGCTTTGACCGCGATACCTTGGTGCAATTGTTGAGTCAGCGCGAAGATTTGAGTGAAGATCAAGTTAATCAAATCATCAATGCTGCTGAGGAGTCGTGGCATAACATTCGCCACACACCTCAAGCTGTAGTGGATAAAGCCAAAGAGCAATACGACTCTGTTACTACCACGATCGCAGATTATCTGCGAAATACTGGTAAACAAGAATTGAACCCAGAAGGTATCGGGCGAGATTTGACCAGATTGTTTGAAAATCCCAAAGAGGGAGCCGTAGCACTGCGCCATCGCTTGTCGCAGGTAGACCGGGATACACTGGTGAAGTTACTCAGTCAACGTAAAGACTTGAGTGAAGAACAAGTCAATGAAATCATTGATTCCACCCAAACTTCGATTCGCAACTTTGTGCGTGCGCCTCGTCGTTTAGCTACCCGCACACAGCAAAGAGCGGCAACATTCAAAGCTTATCTGGAAGAGTATCTGCGCCAAACTGGTAAAGAAGAACTGAATCCTGAAGGTATCAAACGCGACTTACAACTACTGTTGCACGATCCGCGAGTTGGGGTAGAAACTTTTAGCGATCGCCTTTCCCATTTTGACCGTTCTACCATCATCGCCCTGCTGAAAATTCGGGAAGATATTTCCGATGAAGAAGCGGCGCGGATTGCCGATAATATTGTATCCGTAAGAGATCAATTTGTAGAACAAGTGCGGAATATCCAACGAGGCATTCAAGATGCAATTGATGGGGTTTTTGCCCGCATCCGTAACTATCTCAACTCCTTGGATCGCCCAGAACTGAATTATGATAGTATCAAGGGCGATGTTCGCACATTTTTTGACGATCCCCAGGCGGGGTTTGATGCCCTGCGCGATCGCCTATCTTCTTTTGACCGTGATACCCTAGTGGCAATCATGAGTTCTCGTGAGGACATCTCTGAGGAAGATGCCAACCGGATCATTGATCAAATTGAACGGGCCCGCAACACAGTATTGCAACGTGCAGAACGCATACAGCATGAAGCCCAACGCCGCCTAGAACAGGTGAAAAATCAAGCACAACGGCAAGCGCAAGAAACCCGCAAAGCCGCAGCTTCAGCAGCATGGTGGCTGTTTGCTACAGCATCCGTCTCCGCGGTTTTCTCTGCATTAGGAGGAGTAATCGCTGTAGTTACGCAGTAG
- a CDS encoding dienelactone hydrolase family protein: MKEITRRKFIATATVATGFALAVQPISAEVITTDAKGLVAGAVKIPVKDGEIPAYRAAPATGENFPIVLVIQEIFGVHEHIQDITRRFANLGYLAIAPELFIRQGDVTKLSNINEIRPIVAKVPDAQVLSDLDATVNWAVKSAKGNAGKLGITGFCWGGRITWLYAAHNPKVKAGVAWYGRLVGDATELQPKYPVDIASSLTVPVLGLYGGKDTGITLDTVEQMRDRLKSSSSKSEIIVYPDAPHAFFADYRPSYREKDAKDGWKRLLAWFKQNGV, from the coding sequence ATGAAAGAAATAACACGTCGCAAATTTATCGCAACAGCCACCGTGGCGACGGGTTTTGCCCTCGCAGTACAACCCATTTCTGCCGAAGTTATCACCACCGATGCCAAGGGGTTGGTAGCTGGTGCGGTGAAAATTCCTGTTAAAGATGGCGAAATTCCTGCCTATAGAGCAGCACCAGCCACTGGTGAAAATTTCCCAATTGTTCTGGTAATTCAAGAAATCTTTGGAGTACACGAGCATATTCAGGATATCACCCGTCGCTTTGCCAACTTGGGGTATTTAGCGATCGCACCCGAATTATTTATCCGTCAAGGCGATGTCACTAAATTAAGCAACATAAACGAAATTCGCCCAATTGTCGCCAAAGTACCAGATGCCCAAGTGTTATCCGATCTTGATGCGACTGTAAACTGGGCTGTGAAATCAGCTAAAGGTAATGCCGGTAAATTGGGGATTACAGGCTTCTGCTGGGGTGGCCGTATTACCTGGTTATATGCCGCACACAATCCCAAGGTGAAGGCTGGTGTGGCATGGTATGGGCGACTTGTGGGCGATGCTACCGAACTTCAACCCAAGTATCCCGTCGATATTGCATCGTCCCTGACAGTCCCCGTTCTCGGACTCTACGGTGGGAAAGATACAGGTATTACTCTTGATACAGTAGAACAGATGCGCGATCGCTTAAAGTCTAGCAGCAGCAAATCTGAAATCATTGTCTATCCCGATGCACCCCACGCTTTTTTTGCCGATTATCGCCCCTCCTACCGCGAGAAAGATGCTAAGGACGGTTGGAAACGTCTTTTGGCGTGGTTTAAGCAAAATGGTGTTTAA
- a CDS encoding DUF421 domain-containing protein, with the protein MEKWFFINWQAIFIPSISIFELIIRGSLVYLALFSVLRFLPSRQLGTLGITDLLVVVLFAEAAQNAMASNYTSITEGAILVGTVIFWSYLLNWLGYKIPQFQRFLNQPPLLLVKNGRMIERHLQRELITDDELMSKLRQQGVEFLTDVKFAYIEADGRISIITFDSKTSTVPEQKAVLKSDLH; encoded by the coding sequence ATGGAAAAATGGTTTTTTATCAATTGGCAGGCAATCTTTATTCCTAGCATCAGCATCTTTGAGTTAATTATCCGTGGTTCGCTGGTTTATTTAGCACTATTCTCAGTGCTACGTTTTCTTCCTAGCCGACAACTAGGAACACTAGGAATTACTGATTTACTCGTAGTTGTGCTATTTGCTGAAGCTGCCCAAAATGCTATGGCAAGTAATTATACATCAATTACTGAAGGCGCTATCCTGGTAGGAACTGTGATTTTTTGGAGTTACTTGCTGAACTGGTTAGGTTACAAAATCCCCCAGTTCCAACGTTTTCTGAATCAGCCACCACTGCTACTGGTAAAAAATGGTCGGATGATTGAGCGTCATTTGCAACGAGAGTTAATTACAGACGATGAGTTGATGAGCAAGTTACGCCAGCAAGGTGTGGAATTTTTAACAGATGTGAAGTTTGCATATATCGAGGCTGATGGCAGGATTAGTATCATCACCTTCGACTCTAAAACTAGTACCGTCCCTGAGCAAAAAGCAGTACTAAAAAGCGATCTACATTAA
- a CDS encoding DUF29 family protein has product MTQELIDLRSCIQEGRYADALVIVDELEGMSKQAILRNIQAYLRILLIHLIKNQLEQRLTNSWVASIRNSLIEIKKLNLKDNKKSYYINLNEWDTYIEDEIEIAVRDASVEVLNGMYNEFQLTEMVDRNQIIQTALKLLALTYSYSAKELPAVVAENLTQLTGGEDWKAGRR; this is encoded by the coding sequence ATGACACAGGAATTAATAGACCTCAGAAGTTGCATTCAGGAAGGACGTTACGCAGATGCCTTGGTAATTGTTGATGAATTAGAGGGCATGAGTAAACAAGCTATTCTGCGGAATATCCAAGCTTATTTAAGGATTCTACTGATTCATTTGATTAAAAACCAACTAGAGCAGCGATTAACCAATTCTTGGGTTGCTTCTATTCGTAATTCACTTATAGAAATTAAGAAACTCAACCTCAAAGACAATAAAAAATCCTATTATATAAATTTAAACGAATGGGATACTTATATTGAAGATGAAATAGAAATAGCAGTGCGTGATGCCAGTGTGGAAGTTTTGAATGGAATGTACAATGAATTCCAACTTACTGAAATGGTGGATAGGAACCAGATAATCCAGACTGCTCTGAAGTTGTTGGCGCTAACTTATTCTTATTCAGCTAAGGAGTTACCGGCTGTTGTGGCTGAAAATTTAACTCAGCTAACTGGTGGAGAAGATTGGAAAGCAGGTAGGCGATAA
- a CDS encoding DUF29 family protein, with amino-acid sequence MTQELIDLKKSILEGRYADALAIVDELEGMSKQAILRNIQAYLNIMLIHLIKNQVEQRLTGSWANSIRNSIREIKKLNIKDNKKSYYINLDEWETLIEEEVIEDAIADASDEVMNGVYNQFQLAEIVDRKQLIQTALKFLALTYSYSAKELPTVVAETLTQLSGGEDWKVRRR; translated from the coding sequence ATGACGCAGGAACTAATAGACCTCAAAAAGAGTATTTTGGAAGGACGTTATGCAGATGCCTTGGCAATTGTAGATGAATTAGAAGGCATGAGTAAACAAGCTATTCTGCGGAATATCCAAGCTTATTTAAACATTATGTTGATTCATTTGATTAAAAACCAAGTAGAACAACGATTAACTGGTTCCTGGGCAAATTCTATTCGTAATTCAATCAGAGAAATTAAAAAGCTAAATATCAAAGATAATAAAAAATCTTACTATATTAATTTAGATGAGTGGGAGACTTTGATAGAAGAGGAAGTGATTGAAGATGCGATCGCAGATGCTAGCGATGAAGTAATGAATGGAGTATATAATCAATTTCAACTCGCTGAAATAGTCGATAGGAAACAACTTATTCAGACTGCGTTGAAGTTTTTAGCACTAACTTATTCCTATTCAGCTAAGGAGTTACCGACAGTTGTGGCTGAAACTTTAACTCAGCTATCCGGTGGAGAAGATTGGAAAGTACGCAGGCGGTAA
- the hemH gene encoding ferrochelatase, translated as MGRVGVLLLNLGGPDKLEDVGPFLYNLFSDPEIIRLPFRWLQKPLAWFIASRRTRTSQENYKQIGGGSPLRRITEAQGQALKEQLSHLGQEAKIYVGMRYWNPYTEEAIAQITQDNIEHLVILPLYPQFSISTSGSSFRLLEKLWQEDPKLQPIDYTVIPSWYKEPGYLQAMAELIAQELEQFPNPDEVHIFFSAHGVPKSYVEEAGDPYQQEIEECTALIMQTLNRPNAHTLAYQSRVGPVEWLQPYTEDALKELGAKGVKDLVVVPISFVSEHIETLQEIDIEYREVAEEAGIHNFRRVPAPNTHPVFINALADLVINALKNPSFKLSQAAQMKKMVKMYPQEGWEWGLTTSAEVWNGRIAMLGFIALIIELITGHGFLHMIGLLQ; from the coding sequence ATGGGTCGTGTAGGCGTCTTATTACTCAATCTCGGTGGCCCCGATAAGCTAGAGGATGTCGGGCCGTTTTTGTACAACCTATTTTCCGATCCGGAAATTATTCGCCTACCATTTCGCTGGTTGCAAAAGCCCCTAGCCTGGTTTATTGCCTCACGGCGAACCAGAACATCTCAAGAGAATTATAAGCAAATCGGTGGTGGTTCTCCACTGCGGCGGATCACAGAAGCCCAAGGGCAAGCTTTAAAAGAACAGTTGAGTCATTTAGGACAAGAAGCCAAGATTTACGTGGGGATGCGTTATTGGAATCCCTATACAGAAGAGGCGATCGCACAGATCACCCAAGATAATATAGAACACCTGGTAATATTACCATTATATCCCCAGTTTTCTATCAGTACGAGTGGTTCTAGCTTCCGGCTTTTAGAAAAACTTTGGCAAGAAGACCCAAAGCTTCAACCCATTGATTACACCGTAATTCCTTCCTGGTACAAAGAACCAGGCTACCTCCAGGCAATGGCGGAACTCATAGCCCAAGAATTAGAACAGTTTCCTAACCCAGATGAGGTTCATATATTCTTCAGCGCTCACGGCGTTCCTAAAAGCTACGTTGAAGAGGCTGGCGACCCTTATCAGCAAGAAATTGAGGAATGTACTGCTTTGATTATGCAGACCCTCAATCGACCCAATGCGCACACCTTAGCTTACCAAAGTCGTGTCGGCCCAGTAGAATGGCTCCAACCTTATACTGAGGATGCCCTCAAAGAACTAGGCGCAAAGGGCGTGAAAGATTTGGTTGTCGTACCAATCAGTTTTGTCTCAGAACACATCGAGACTCTGCAAGAAATTGATATTGAATATCGGGAAGTAGCAGAAGAAGCAGGAATTCACAATTTCCGTCGTGTACCTGCTCCCAATACCCATCCAGTATTTATTAATGCACTTGCAGACTTGGTGATTAATGCGCTGAAAAATCCCAGTTTCAAGCTTTCGCAAGCTGCCCAAATGAAAAAAATGGTGAAAATGTACCCTCAAGAGGGTTGGGAATGGGGTTTGACTACTAGTGCTGAAGTATGGAATGGGCGGATTGCCATGCTGGGTTTTATTGCATTAATCATCGAGTTGATTACCGGTCATGGCTTCTTGCACATGATTGGACTTTTGCAGTGA
- a CDS encoding DUF29 family protein codes for MTQELIDLKKSILEGRYGDALAIVDELEGMSKKAILRQIKSFLRILLIHLIKNQVEKRLTNSWAASIRNAIREIKEVNLKDNQTSYYINSNEWEKFIEDQVIEDAIADASDEVMNGKFTRSQLSGMLDKSQILTTATSLLALTYNYSPKELPAIMDDYLSQLAGGEDWINREK; via the coding sequence ATGACCCAGGAACTAATAGACCTGAAAAAAAGTATTTTGGAAGGACGTTATGGAGATGCTTTGGCAATTGTAGATGAATTAGAGGGGATGAGTAAAAAGGCAATTCTGCGGCAGATTAAATCGTTTTTAAGAATTCTATTAATTCATTTGATTAAAAATCAAGTAGAAAAACGATTAACAAATTCTTGGGCTGCTTCTATTCGCAATGCAATCCGCGAAATTAAAGAAGTCAATCTAAAAGACAATCAAACATCTTATTATATCAATTCAAATGAATGGGAAAAATTCATAGAAGATCAAGTAATTGAGGATGCGATCGCAGATGCGAGTGATGAAGTGATGAATGGCAAATTTACTCGCTCTCAGTTGTCTGGAATGCTAGATAAAAGCCAGATTTTGACTACAGCTACTAGTTTACTGGCTTTAACATATAATTATTCGCCAAAGGAATTACCGGCGATTATGGATGATTATCTCAGTCAGTTAGCTGGTGGTGAAGATTGGATAAATCGGGAAAAATAA
- a CDS encoding YihY/virulence factor BrkB family protein, which produces MNLQAIWKLLQETFKEWSEDKASRLAAALAYYTIFSIAPLLIIVIAIAGAVFGEEAARGQIVGQIQGLVGKDGAQFIQTAISNANKPQTGAIASIISVVVLLLGATGLFTELQDSLNTIWEVKPKPGRNVTNMIRLRVLSFAMVIGIGFLLLVSLVISTALAALVAYFSNLVPGVDFLWQILNFIISFAITTFLFGLIFKVLPDVEIAWSDVLIGAMLTSFLFSIGRFLLGQYLGNGSFGSAYGAAGSLVVILAWVNYAAQILFFGAEFTQVYARRYGSGITPSKHAIPLSDNREYNGKAPTGQSSTKKKPYSNLINRLFQSFNKPKRLKQRRKNQRF; this is translated from the coding sequence ATGAATTTGCAGGCAATTTGGAAGTTATTACAAGAGACATTCAAAGAATGGAGTGAGGATAAAGCCTCACGGTTAGCGGCGGCGCTAGCTTATTACACGATTTTTTCTATTGCACCGTTACTAATTATTGTAATTGCGATCGCAGGGGCAGTATTTGGAGAAGAAGCGGCAAGGGGTCAAATCGTCGGACAAATTCAAGGTTTAGTCGGCAAAGATGGCGCACAATTTATCCAAACAGCTATTAGCAATGCTAACAAACCACAAACAGGAGCGATCGCTTCTATCATTAGTGTCGTAGTTTTGTTATTAGGTGCTACTGGCTTATTTACCGAGTTGCAAGATTCCCTCAACACAATTTGGGAAGTGAAACCGAAACCCGGACGCAATGTAACTAACATGATTCGCCTACGGGTTTTGTCCTTTGCAATGGTAATAGGTATTGGCTTTTTACTTTTAGTTTCTCTGGTAATTAGTACGGCATTAGCAGCATTAGTAGCATACTTTAGTAACTTAGTACCTGGTGTCGATTTCCTCTGGCAGATTCTCAATTTCATCATCTCTTTTGCCATCACTACGTTCCTATTCGGACTCATTTTTAAAGTTCTACCAGATGTCGAAATTGCTTGGAGTGATGTTTTAATTGGAGCCATGCTCACCTCCTTTTTATTTTCTATCGGGAGATTTTTGTTAGGACAATATTTAGGTAATGGCAGTTTTGGTTCAGCCTATGGTGCAGCTGGTTCACTGGTGGTAATCTTAGCTTGGGTTAACTATGCCGCGCAGATTCTTTTCTTCGGTGCAGAGTTTACTCAAGTTTATGCCAGAAGGTACGGTAGCGGCATTACTCCATCTAAACATGCCATACCTTTATCTGATAACAGGGAATATAATGGCAAGGCTCCAACGGGGCAATCGTCCACTAAGAAAAAGCCTTATTCTAATTTGATTAATCGCTTGTTCCAGTCTTTCAATAAGCCCAAGCGTTTAAAACAGAGAAGAAAAAATCAGCGATTTTAA
- a CDS encoding class I SAM-dependent methyltransferase: MATILRDWSYRYQWLYDGISRLAALSVGGEARFRQLALQGLTIHSDTQVLDLCCGSGQTTQFLVKLSQNVTGLDASPKSLQRARQNVPSAVYLEAFAEKMPFADNLFDVVHTSVALHEMQPEQLRKIISEVYRVLKPGGVFTLVDFHAPTNPIFWPGISVFLLLFETETAWQLLKTDLPRLLTETGFNVGEPTLYAGGSLQVVQAQK, translated from the coding sequence ATGGCAACAATTTTAAGGGATTGGAGTTACCGTTATCAGTGGCTATATGATGGTATCTCTCGTTTAGCAGCCTTAAGTGTAGGTGGTGAAGCCCGTTTTCGACAACTTGCTTTGCAAGGCTTAACAATTCACTCAGATACTCAGGTTTTAGATTTATGTTGCGGCAGTGGTCAAACGACGCAATTTTTAGTAAAATTATCACAAAATGTAACAGGATTGGACGCTTCACCCAAGTCCTTGCAACGAGCGCGGCAAAATGTACCATCAGCAGTCTATCTCGAAGCTTTTGCCGAGAAGATGCCATTTGCAGATAATCTATTTGATGTGGTGCATACCAGCGTTGCATTACACGAGATGCAGCCTGAGCAATTGCGAAAAATTATTAGTGAAGTTTATCGGGTGTTGAAGCCAGGAGGAGTGTTTACACTGGTGGATTTTCATGCTCCGACGAATCCGATATTTTGGCCTGGAATATCAGTGTTTTTGTTGTTGTTTGAAACGGAAACAGCTTGGCAATTGTTGAAAACTGATTTGCCTCGATTGTTAACTGAGACTGGGTTTAATGTGGGTGAGCCAACTTTATATGCAGGTGGGAGTTTGCAAGTGGTACAGGCTCAGAAGTGA